In Phacochoerus africanus isolate WHEZ1 chromosome 2, ROS_Pafr_v1, whole genome shotgun sequence, one DNA window encodes the following:
- the CARD9 gene encoding caspase recruitment domain-containing protein 9 isoform X2, translated as MATWLLLLSPPRSVVPARPLLEGPAESSLHVDGPLSGSRRPRAQQCGRGDGESPGPASAQHPEPGGGAQPRPGLPGRHSWALPMCPGPSGGLLSVTLPGGHHVPGPDRSGPAGQLLHHQPQEAEEGMGVDVRGMRKSRVAWPAARSAPARTMSDYENEDECWSGLEGFRVKLISVIDPARITPYLRQCKVLSPDDEEQVLSDPSLVIRKRKVGVLLDILQRTGHKGYVAFLESLELYYPQLYKKVTGKEPTRVFSVIIDASGESGLTQLLMSEVMKLQKKAQDLTALLGSKDDLIKELRVKDSLLRKHQERAQRLKEACEAGGRELQRCKDENYDLALRLARQSEERGAALMRNRDLQLEIDRLKHSLMKAEDDCSVERKHTLKLRHAMEQRPSQELLWELQQEKALLQARVQGLEASVQEGRPDQSSPYIQVLEEDWRQAQRDLQEQTRTVFSLRKDLRQAEAQRARCLEEKEVFELQCLALRKDSKMSKDRVEAILRQMEEVAVERDQLKKPWRLCGLPACVREHARRRVASAPCPIALLSNRSRPMLQSLSGG; from the exons ATGGCCACATGGCTGCTGCTGCTCAGCCCGCCCCGGAGCGTGGTCCCTGCCCGCCCGCTGCTGGAAGGGCCAGCAGAGAGCAGCCTCCACGTAGATGGTCCCCTGTCAGGGAGCCGGCGTCCCCGTGCTCAGCAGTGTGGCCGAGGAGATGGGGAGAGCCCGGGGCCAGCTAGTGCCCAGCACCCAGAGCCTGGAGGAGGCGCGCAGCCGCGTCCTGGGCTGCCTGGGCGACACAGCTGGGCCCTCCCCATGTGCCCAGGGCCCTCCGGTGGGCTGCTCTCAGTCACGCTTCCTGGAGGGCACCACGTCCCTGGGCCTGACCGGAGCGGGCCAGCTGGGCAACTGTTGCATCACCAGCcacaggaagcagaggaagggatGGGAGTGGATGTGCGGGGAATGAGGAAGTCCCGCGTGGCATGGCCTGCCGCCCGCAG TGCGCCCGCCCGCACCATGTCCGACTACGAGAACGAGGACGAGTGCTGGAGCGGCCTGGAGGGCTTCCGCGTGAAGCTCATCTCCGTCATCGACCCCGCCCGCATCACGCCCTACCTGCGCCAGTGCAAGGTCCTGAGCCCCGACGACGAGGAGCAGGTGCTCAGTGACCCCAGCCTGGTCATCCGCAAGCGGAAAGTGG GCGTGCTCCTGGACATCCTGCAACGCACCGGCCACAAGGGCTACGTGGCCTTCCTCGAGAGCCTGGAGCTCTACTACCCGCAGCTCTACAAGAAGGTCACGGGCAAGGAGCCCACCCGCGTCTTCTCCGTCATCATTG ACGCGTCTGGGGAGTCTGGCCTGACGCAGCTGCTGATGAGCGAGGTGATGAAGCTGCAGAAGAAGGCGCAGGACCTGACGGCGCTGCTGGGCTCCAAGGACGACCTCATCAAGGAGCTGCGCGTGAAGGACAGCCTGCTGCGCAAGCACCAGGAGCGCGCGCAGAGGCTCAAGGAGGCCTGCGAGGCCGGCGGCCGCGAGCTCCAGCGCTGCAAGGACGAGAACTACGACCTGGCCCTGCGCCTGGCCCGTCAGAGCGAGGAGAGGGGCGCCGCGCTCATGCGCAACCGAGACCTGCAGCTGGAG ATCGATCGGCTCAAGCACAGCCTCATGAAGGCCGAGGACGACTGCTCGGTGGAACGCAAGCACACGCTGAAGCTCCGGCACGCCATGGAGCAGCGGCCCAGCCAGGAGCTGCTGTGGGAGCTGCAGCAGGAGAAGGCGCTGCTGCAGGCGCGGGTGCAGGGCCTGGAGGCCTCCGTGCAG GAGGGGCGGCCGGACCAGAGCAGCCCCTACATCCAGGTGCTGGAGGAGGACTGGCGGCAGGCGCAGCGGGACCTCCAGGAGCAGACCCGCACCGTGTTCTCCCTGCGCAAGGACCTGCGCCAGGCCGAGGCCCAGCGCGCCCGG TGcctggaggagaaggaggtgTTCGAGCTGCAGTGCCTGGCCCTTCGGAAGGACTCCAAGATGTCCAAGGACCGCGTCGAGGCCATCCTGCGGCAGATGGAGGAGGTCGCCGTCGAGCGGGACCAG CTTAAGAAGCCGTGGCGCCTGTGTGGGCTGCCCGCTTGCGTGCGGGAGCATGCCCGGCGCAGGGT
- the SNAPC4 gene encoding snRNA-activating protein complex subunit 4, with translation MDIDAEREKISKEIKELERILDPGSSGINEDVSESSLDSDSEAESLPDDDADATGPLLSEDERWGDASNDEDDAKERALPEDPETCLQLNMVYQEVVREKLAEVSLLLAQNREQQEEVSWALAGSGGRRVKDGRSPPVRLYVGHFMKPYFKDKVTGAGPPANEDTREKAAQGVKAFEELLVTKWKSWEKALLRKAVVSDRLQRLLQPKLLKLEYLQQKQSRATSDAERQALEKQVREAEKEVQDISQLPEEALLGHRLDSHDWEKIANVNFEGGRSAEETRKFWQNHEHPSINKQEWSAQEVDQLKAIAAKHGHLRWQEIAEELGTRRSAFQCLQKYQQHNAALKRREWTQEEDRMLTQLVQAMGVGSHIPYRRIAYYMEGRDSTQLIYRWTKSLDPALKKGLWAPEEDAKLLQAVAKYGEQDWFKIREEVPGRSDAQCRDRYLRRLRLSLKKGRWSAQEEERLLELIGKHGVGHWAKIASELPHRTDSQCLSKWKIMARKQQSRGRRRRRRPLRRVCWSSSSEDSGDSGDSGGSSSSSSSSEDVEPEGAPEARADGQAPPSVQHPVPDMDLWVPTRQSARVPWGVGPGAWPGHRSASPRPPEGSDVAPGEETGRAQAPSETPSTSLRGGGCPRSADARPSGSEGLADEGARRPLRVPLETVLRVLRTNTAALCRALKEKLRRPRLLGSPLGPSPSDGSVARPRVQPRWRRRHALQRRLLERQLLMAVSPWVGDVTLPCAPWRPAVLHRRADGIGKQLQGARLASTPVFTLLIQLFRIDTAGCMEVVRERRAQPPALPSGGRVPSSARNSPGHLFQNGSARGAAKKSASHSGGTGPQSPPAPSGPRPKPKTVSELLREKRLREARARKAAQGPAVLPPQLLLSSPAILQPLPAQQLPGSGAVLSGPGGPAVASPSAPGPWASAEEGPPALHALALAPASMAAGVTPAAPRAPALGPSQVPASCHLSSLGQSQAPATSRKQGLPEAPPFLPAAPSPVQLPVQPRSLTPSLAAHTGASHVVASTPLPVTWVLTAQGLLPVPAVVSLPRPAGPPDPEGLSGTPPPSLTETRAGQGPKQPPAHVSVGPDPPPKTPPTAHSPAEGHGDVAHGPGGPSCPGEAQVAGETSVPRTLSPAKPLADHPEAEPCGSSQLPLPGGLGPGGAPTRHQGLERPPPPWPGPEKGAPDLRLLSQESEAAVRGWLTGQRGVCVPPLAGRLSYQPPTLCSLRALSGLLLHKKALEHRAASLVPSGAAGAQQAPLGQVRERLQSSPAYLLLKARFLAAFALPALLATLPPHGVPTTLSAAAGVDSESDDDSLDELELADDGGRLGGWPSGRQAGPAAPTPTQGAPGPGEGSAPPSLDSDDLDILRTRHAWHARKRRRLV, from the exons ATGGATATAGACGCGGAGAGAGAGAAGATATCCAAGGAGATCAAGGAGCTAGAGAGGATTTTGGATCCAGGCTCTTCGGGCATCAATGAGGACGTCTCAGAGTCGAGTCTGGATTCGGATTCTGAGGCAG AGTCACTGCCGGACGACGACGCGGACGCTACTGGCCCCCTGCTCTCG GAGGACGAGCGGTGGGGAGATGCCAGCAACGACGAGGACGACGCAAAGGAGCGGGCCCTGCCCGAGGACCCCGAGACCTGCCTGCAGCTGAACATGGTCTACCAGGAGGTGGTCCGCGAGAAGCTGGCCGAGGTCAGCCTGCTGCTGGCCCAGAACCGGGAGCAGCAG GAGGAGGTCTCGTGGGCCCTGGCGGGGTCTGGAGGCCGCAGGGTGAAGGACGGCCGGAGCCCGCCCGTGCGCCTGTACGTGGGGCACTTCATGAAGCCCTACTTCAAGGACAAGGTCACCGGGGCG GGGCCTCCTGCCAACGAGGACACGCGGGAGAAGGCCGCCCAGGGCGTCAAGGCCTTCGAGGAGCTTCTGGTGACCAAGT GGAAGAGCTGGGAGAAGGCCCTGCTCCGGAAGGCCGTGGTGAGCGACCGCCTGCAGCGTCTGCTTCAGCCCAAGTTGCTGAA GCTGGAGTACCTGCAGCAGAAGCAGAGCCGGGCGACGAGTGACGCGGAGAGGCAGGCCCTGGAGAAGCAGGTCCGCGAGGCCGAGAAGGAGGTGCAGGACATCAG TCAGCTGCCAGAGGAGGCCTTGCTCGGCCACAGGCTGGACAGCCACGACTGGGAGAAAATTGCCAACGTGAAC TTCGAAGGCGGCCGCAGCGCGGAGGAGACCCGCAAGTTCTGGCAGAACCACGAGCACCCGAGCATCAACAAGCAGGAGTGGAGCGCGCAGGAGGTGGACCAGCTGAAGGCCATCGCGGCCAAGCACGGCCACCTGCGGTGGCAGGAGATCGCCGAGGAGCTGGGG ACCCGCCGCAGTGCCTTCCAGTGCCTGCAGAAGTACCAGCAGCACAACGCAGCCCTGAAGCGCAGGGAGTGGACGCAGGAGGAGGACCGCATGCTCACCCAGCTGGTGCAGGCCATGGGTGTCGGCAGCCACATCCCCTACCGGCGCA TCGCCTACTACATGGAGGGGAGGGACTCCACGCAGCTCATCTACCGCTGGACCAAAAGCTTGGACCCCGCCCTGAAGAAGGGGCTCTGGGCCCCAGAGGAGGACGCG AAGTTGCTCCAGGCAGTTGCCAAATACGGGGAGCAGGACTGGTTTAAAATCCGGGAGGAGGTGCCAGGTAGGAGCGATGCCCAGTGCCGAGATCG GTATCTCCGGAGGTTGCGGCTGAGCTTGAAGAAGGGACGATGGAGCGCCCAAGAAGAGGAAAGGCTCCTTGAGCTGATAGGAAAACACGGCGTGG GTCACTGGGCGAAAATAGCCTCTGAGCTCCCACACCGGACAGACTCCCAGTGCCTGAGCAAGTGGAAGATCATGGCCAGG AAGCAGCAGAGCCGgggcaggcggcggcggcggcggccgcttCGCAGGGTgtgctggagctccagcagcGAGGACAGCGGGGACAGTGGGGACAGCGGGGgctccagcagcagctccagcagcAGTGAGGACGTGGAGCCGGAGGGAGCCCCAGAGGCCCGGGCGGATGGCCAGGCGCCGCCATCGGTGCAGCACCCCGTGCCGGACATGGACCTGTGGGTTCCCACCAGGCAGAGCGCCAGGGTGCCGTGGGGAGTGGGGCCGGGGGCCTGGCCCGGCCACCGCAGCGCCTCCCCCAGGCCTCCCGAGGGCTCCGACGTGGCCCCAGGAGAGGAGACGGGCCGGGCCCAGGCCCCCTCCGAGACCCCAAGCACCAGCCTGAGAGGCGGCGGGTGCCCACGCTCGGCGGATGCGCGCCCCTCGGGCTCCGAGGGTCTGGCGGACGAG GGGGCGAGGCGTCCGCTCAGGGTGCCCCTGGAGACAGTGCTGCGCGTGCTCAGGACCAACACGGCCGCCCTGTGCCGGGCACTG AAGGAGAAGCTGCGGCGGCCTCGCCTGCTCGGCTCACCCCTGGGGCCCAGCCCCAGCGATGGCAGCGTGGCCAGGCCCCGCGTGCAGCCGCGGTGGCGCCGGAGACACGCCCTGCAGAGGAGGCTCCTTGAGCGCCAGCTTCTGATGGCCGTGAGCCCGTGGGTGGGCGACGTCACCCTGCCGTGTGCGCCTTGGAGGCCCGCCGTGCTGCACAGGCGAG CCGATGGCATCGGGAAGCAGCTGCAGGGCGCCCGCCTGGCCAGCACCCCCGTGTTCACCCTCCTCATCCAG CTGTTCCGGATCGACACGGCCGGCTGCATGGAGGTCGTTCGGGAGAGGAGGGCCCAGCCGCCTGCCCTGCCAAGCGGGGGGAGG GTGCCCTCGAGTGCCCGGAATAGCCCAG GCCACCTCTTCCAGAACGGGTCAGCCCGAGGAGCAGCAAAGAAGAGTGCCAGCCACAGCGGGGGCACCGGGCCTCAGTCCCCACCAGCTCCAAGCGGACCCCGGCCCAAGCCCAAAACTGTGTCTGAGCTGCTTCGCGAGAAGCGTCTGCGAGAGGCCCGGGCCCGGAAGGCCGCCCAGGGCCCCGCGGTCCTCCCGCCCCAGCTGCTGCTCTCCTCGCCCGCGATCCTCCAGCCGCTGCCCGCCCAACAGCTCCCGGGCTCCGGCGCCGTGCTCTCTGGGCCTGGGGGCCCGGCAGTAGCCAGTCCAAGTGCTCCAGGCCCCTGGGCCTCAGCCGAGGAGGGACCCCCAGCCCTGCACGCCTTGGCCCTCGCTCCGGCCTCCATGGCAGCTGGCGTGACCCCTGctgcccccagggccccagcTCTGGGCCCCAGCCAGGTCCCTGCGAGCTGCCACCTGAGCAGCCTCGGACAGTCGCAGGCACCAGCCACGTCTCGGAAGCAGGGCCTGCCCGAAGCACCGCCtttcctccctgcagcccccagccccgtTCAGCTGCCTGTTCAGCCCCGCAGCCTAACGCCGTCTCTGGCTGCACACACGGGCGCGTCCCACGTGGTGGCCAGCACCCCTCTGCCCGTTACGTGGGTGCTCACAGCCCAGGGGCTGCTCCCTGTGCCAGCTGTGGTGAGCcttcccaggccagcagggccTCCTGACCCCGAGGGGCTGTCGGGGACACCTCCTCCTTCCCTGACGGAGACGCGGGCAGGCCAGGGCCCCAAGCAGCCCCCAGCCCACGTGAGTGTGGGGCCCGATCCCCCTCCCAAGACAccccccacagcccacagccctgCAGAGGGGCACGGTGATGTGGCCCACGGCCCTGGGGGACCGTCCTGCCCCGGAGAAGCCCAGGTGGCTGGGGAGACATCTGTACCCAGGACGTTGTCCCCGGCCAAGCCCCTGGCCGACCACCCTGAGGCCGAGCCTTGTGGGTCCAGCCAGCTGCCTCTGCCGGGTGGCCTTGGCCCAGGAGGGGCACCCACGAGGCATCAGGGCCTGGAGaggccacccccaccctggcctgggcCTGAGAAGGGTGCCCCGGACTTGCGCCTCCTGTCCCAGGAGAGCGAGGCGGCCGTGCGGGGGTGGCTGACAGGGCAGCGGGGGGTGTGCGTGCCCCCACTGGCGGGCAGGCTCTCCTACCAGCCCCCCACGCTGTGCAGCCTGCGGGCGCTGTCTGGCCTCCTGCTCCACAAGAAGGCCTTGGAGCACAGGGCTGCCTCCCTGGTGCCCAGCGGGGCAGCCGGAGCCCAGCAGGCCCCCCTGGGGCAGGTGAGGGAGCGGCTCCAGTCCAGCCCGGCCTACCTGCTGCTGAAGGCACGGTTCCTGGCGGCCTTCGCCCTGCCCGCGCTCCTGGCCACCCTGCCGCCCCACGGCGTCCCCACCACCCTGTCGGCAGCCGCGGGGGTGGACTCCGAGAGCGACGACGACAGCCTGGATGAGCTGGAGCTCGCTGACGACGGCGGACGGCTGGGGGGCTGGCCCAGTGGACGCCAGGCGGGGcccgcagcccccacccccactcag GGAGCACCAGGCCCTGGTGAGGGCTCGGCACCCCCCAGCCTGGATTCTGACGACCTTGACATACTCAGAACCCGGCACGCCTGGCACGCCCGGAAGCGGAGGCGGCTGGTGTGA
- the ENTR1 gene encoding endosome-associated-trafficking regulator 1 isoform X3, with amino-acid sequence MAGYARRPGVTPLSRARSLVIPDDFGCGKGQCAKQGPARVQNTHFGDDKLEDLSEANPFSFKEFLKTKNLGLSKEDTDGRIYSKEAARHALGLDHDSPASQTAGYGLDYQQPFFEDPTGAGDLLDEDEDEDEGWHGAYLPSTVEQTHSSGGAASTSPCSTYVSFFSNPSELVGPESLPSWTPSDAELRGSPAGSPGTDFAAHGEALGDRRLRTLQISYEALKDENSKLRRKLTEVQSFSETQTEMVRTLERQLEAKMIKEERDFRDLESAVRQVEQNLELMTKRAVKAENHVVKLKQEVSLLQAQASNLKRENEALRAGQGASLTVVKQNTDVALQNLRVVMHNAHASIRQLVSGAETLNLVAEILKSIDRISEIKDQEES; translated from the exons ATGGCGGGCTACGCGCGCCGCCCGGGCGTCACCCCGCTGTCCCGGGCCCGGAGCCTCGTCATTCCGGACG ATTTTGGCTGTGGCAAGGGGCAGTGTGCTAAGCAAGGCCCAGCTCGGGTCCAGAACACACATTTCGGAG ATGACAAACTGGAAGATCTCTCAGAAGCAAACCCATTCTCCTTTAAAGAGTTTCTGAAGACCAAGAACCTCGGCCTGTCGAAAGAGGACACCGACGGCAGAATTTATTCAAAA GAAGCCGCAAGGCACGCACTGGGACTCGACCACGACTCCCCAGCCTCCCAAACCGCGGGGTATGGCCTGGACTATCAGCAGCCATTTTTCGAAGACCCGACGGGGGCGGGCGACCTCCTggacgaggacgaggacgaggacgaggGCTGGCACGGGGCCTACCTGCCGTCCACCGTGGAGCAGACGCACTCCTCTGGGGGCGCGGCCAGCACGTCGCCCTGCAGCACCTACGTCTCCTTTTTCTCCAACCCCTCGGAGCTGGTGGGGCCCGAGTCTCTGCCCTCGTGGACACCGAGCGATGCCGAGTTGCGTGGCTCCCCAGCAGGGAGCCCCGGCACAGACTTTGCCGCCCACGGGGAGGCCCTGGGGGACAGGCGCCTGCGGACGCTGCAGATAAGTTACGAAGCA ctgaaagatgaaaattctaagcTAAGAAGAAAGCTGACTGAGGTTCAGAGCTTCTCTGAAACTCAAACAGAAAT GGTCAGGACCCTCGAGCGGCAGCTGGAGGCGAAGATGATCAAGGAGGAGCGGGACTTCCGGGACCTGGAGTCGGCCGTGCGGCAGGTGGAGCAGAACCTGGAGCTGATGACG AAGCGTGCAGTGAAGGCAGAAAATCACGTCGTGAAACTGAAGCAGGAAGTGAGCTTGCTCCAG GCGCAGGCCTCTAACTTGAAGCGGGAGAATGAGGCCTTGCGGGCGGGCCAGGGCGCCAGCCTGACGGTGGTGAAGCAGAACACGGACGTGGCCTTGCAGAATCTCCGCGTCGTCATGCACAACGCCCACGCCTCCATCAG GCAGCTGGTTTCTGGAGCCGAAACCCTGAATCTTGTTGCTGAAATCCTTAAATCGATAGACAGAATTTCTGAGATTAAAGACCAGGAGGAGTCTTGA
- the ENTR1 gene encoding endosome-associated-trafficking regulator 1 isoform X4 — MAGYARRPGVTPLSRARSLVIPDDDKLEDLSEANPFSFKEFLKTKNLGLSKEDTDGRIYSKEAARHALGLDHDSPASQTAGYGLDYQQPFFEDPTGAGDLLDEDEDEDEGWHGAYLPSTVEQTHSSGGAASTSPCSTYVSFFSNPSELVGPESLPSWTPSDAELRGSPAGSPGTDFAAHGEALGDRRLRTLQISYEALKDENSKLRRKLTEVQSFSETQTEMVRTLERQLEAKMIKEERDFRDLESAVRQVEQNLELMTKRAVKAENHVVKLKQEVSLLQAQASNLKRENEALRAGQGASLTVVKQNTDVALQNLRVVMHNAHASIRQLVSGAETLNLVAEILKSIDRISEIKDQEES, encoded by the exons ATGGCGGGCTACGCGCGCCGCCCGGGCGTCACCCCGCTGTCCCGGGCCCGGAGCCTCGTCATTCCGGACG ATGACAAACTGGAAGATCTCTCAGAAGCAAACCCATTCTCCTTTAAAGAGTTTCTGAAGACCAAGAACCTCGGCCTGTCGAAAGAGGACACCGACGGCAGAATTTATTCAAAA GAAGCCGCAAGGCACGCACTGGGACTCGACCACGACTCCCCAGCCTCCCAAACCGCGGGGTATGGCCTGGACTATCAGCAGCCATTTTTCGAAGACCCGACGGGGGCGGGCGACCTCCTggacgaggacgaggacgaggacgaggGCTGGCACGGGGCCTACCTGCCGTCCACCGTGGAGCAGACGCACTCCTCTGGGGGCGCGGCCAGCACGTCGCCCTGCAGCACCTACGTCTCCTTTTTCTCCAACCCCTCGGAGCTGGTGGGGCCCGAGTCTCTGCCCTCGTGGACACCGAGCGATGCCGAGTTGCGTGGCTCCCCAGCAGGGAGCCCCGGCACAGACTTTGCCGCCCACGGGGAGGCCCTGGGGGACAGGCGCCTGCGGACGCTGCAGATAAGTTACGAAGCA ctgaaagatgaaaattctaagcTAAGAAGAAAGCTGACTGAGGTTCAGAGCTTCTCTGAAACTCAAACAGAAAT GGTCAGGACCCTCGAGCGGCAGCTGGAGGCGAAGATGATCAAGGAGGAGCGGGACTTCCGGGACCTGGAGTCGGCCGTGCGGCAGGTGGAGCAGAACCTGGAGCTGATGACG AAGCGTGCAGTGAAGGCAGAAAATCACGTCGTGAAACTGAAGCAGGAAGTGAGCTTGCTCCAG GCGCAGGCCTCTAACTTGAAGCGGGAGAATGAGGCCTTGCGGGCGGGCCAGGGCGCCAGCCTGACGGTGGTGAAGCAGAACACGGACGTGGCCTTGCAGAATCTCCGCGTCGTCATGCACAACGCCCACGCCTCCATCAG GCAGCTGGTTTCTGGAGCCGAAACCCTGAATCTTGTTGCTGAAATCCTTAAATCGATAGACAGAATTTCTGAGATTAAAGACCAGGAGGAGTCTTGA
- the ENTR1 gene encoding endosome-associated-trafficking regulator 1 isoform X2 yields MAGYARRPGVTPLSRARSLVIPDAPAFYERRSCLPQLDCERPQGRDLESHLFGIRPTFMCYVPSPVLASVGDTDDKLEDLSEANPFSFKEFLKTKNLGLSKEDTDGRIYSKEAARHALGLDHDSPASQTAGYGLDYQQPFFEDPTGAGDLLDEDEDEDEGWHGAYLPSTVEQTHSSGGAASTSPCSTYVSFFSNPSELVGPESLPSWTPSDAELRGSPAGSPGTDFAAHGEALGDRRLRTLQISYEALKDENSKLRRKLTEVQSFSETQTEMVRTLERQLEAKMIKEERDFRDLESAVRQVEQNLELMTKRAVKAENHVVKLKQEVSLLQAQASNLKRENEALRAGQGASLTVVKQNTDVALQNLRVVMHNAHASIRQLVSGAETLNLVAEILKSIDRISEIKDQEES; encoded by the exons ATGGCGGGCTACGCGCGCCGCCCGGGCGTCACCCCGCTGTCCCGGGCCCGGAGCCTCGTCATTCCGGACG CTCCAGCGTTCTATGAGCGCCGGTCTTGTCTCCCCCAGCTAGACTGTGAGCGCCCCCAAGGCAGGGACCTGGAGTCCCACCTCTTCGGCATTCGGCCGACGTTTATGTGCTATGTGCCCAGTCCGGTGCTAGCTTCCGTGGGAGACACAG ATGACAAACTGGAAGATCTCTCAGAAGCAAACCCATTCTCCTTTAAAGAGTTTCTGAAGACCAAGAACCTCGGCCTGTCGAAAGAGGACACCGACGGCAGAATTTATTCAAAA GAAGCCGCAAGGCACGCACTGGGACTCGACCACGACTCCCCAGCCTCCCAAACCGCGGGGTATGGCCTGGACTATCAGCAGCCATTTTTCGAAGACCCGACGGGGGCGGGCGACCTCCTggacgaggacgaggacgaggacgaggGCTGGCACGGGGCCTACCTGCCGTCCACCGTGGAGCAGACGCACTCCTCTGGGGGCGCGGCCAGCACGTCGCCCTGCAGCACCTACGTCTCCTTTTTCTCCAACCCCTCGGAGCTGGTGGGGCCCGAGTCTCTGCCCTCGTGGACACCGAGCGATGCCGAGTTGCGTGGCTCCCCAGCAGGGAGCCCCGGCACAGACTTTGCCGCCCACGGGGAGGCCCTGGGGGACAGGCGCCTGCGGACGCTGCAGATAAGTTACGAAGCA ctgaaagatgaaaattctaagcTAAGAAGAAAGCTGACTGAGGTTCAGAGCTTCTCTGAAACTCAAACAGAAAT GGTCAGGACCCTCGAGCGGCAGCTGGAGGCGAAGATGATCAAGGAGGAGCGGGACTTCCGGGACCTGGAGTCGGCCGTGCGGCAGGTGGAGCAGAACCTGGAGCTGATGACG AAGCGTGCAGTGAAGGCAGAAAATCACGTCGTGAAACTGAAGCAGGAAGTGAGCTTGCTCCAG GCGCAGGCCTCTAACTTGAAGCGGGAGAATGAGGCCTTGCGGGCGGGCCAGGGCGCCAGCCTGACGGTGGTGAAGCAGAACACGGACGTGGCCTTGCAGAATCTCCGCGTCGTCATGCACAACGCCCACGCCTCCATCAG GCAGCTGGTTTCTGGAGCCGAAACCCTGAATCTTGTTGCTGAAATCCTTAAATCGATAGACAGAATTTCTGAGATTAAAGACCAGGAGGAGTCTTGA
- the ENTR1 gene encoding endosome-associated-trafficking regulator 1 isoform X1, giving the protein MAGYARRPGVTPLSRARSLVIPDAPAFYERRSCLPQLDCERPQGRDLESHLFGIRPTFMCYVPSPVLASVGDTDFGCGKGQCAKQGPARVQNTHFGDDKLEDLSEANPFSFKEFLKTKNLGLSKEDTDGRIYSKEAARHALGLDHDSPASQTAGYGLDYQQPFFEDPTGAGDLLDEDEDEDEGWHGAYLPSTVEQTHSSGGAASTSPCSTYVSFFSNPSELVGPESLPSWTPSDAELRGSPAGSPGTDFAAHGEALGDRRLRTLQISYEALKDENSKLRRKLTEVQSFSETQTEMVRTLERQLEAKMIKEERDFRDLESAVRQVEQNLELMTKRAVKAENHVVKLKQEVSLLQAQASNLKRENEALRAGQGASLTVVKQNTDVALQNLRVVMHNAHASIRQLVSGAETLNLVAEILKSIDRISEIKDQEES; this is encoded by the exons ATGGCGGGCTACGCGCGCCGCCCGGGCGTCACCCCGCTGTCCCGGGCCCGGAGCCTCGTCATTCCGGACG CTCCAGCGTTCTATGAGCGCCGGTCTTGTCTCCCCCAGCTAGACTGTGAGCGCCCCCAAGGCAGGGACCTGGAGTCCCACCTCTTCGGCATTCGGCCGACGTTTATGTGCTATGTGCCCAGTCCGGTGCTAGCTTCCGTGGGAGACACAG ATTTTGGCTGTGGCAAGGGGCAGTGTGCTAAGCAAGGCCCAGCTCGGGTCCAGAACACACATTTCGGAG ATGACAAACTGGAAGATCTCTCAGAAGCAAACCCATTCTCCTTTAAAGAGTTTCTGAAGACCAAGAACCTCGGCCTGTCGAAAGAGGACACCGACGGCAGAATTTATTCAAAA GAAGCCGCAAGGCACGCACTGGGACTCGACCACGACTCCCCAGCCTCCCAAACCGCGGGGTATGGCCTGGACTATCAGCAGCCATTTTTCGAAGACCCGACGGGGGCGGGCGACCTCCTggacgaggacgaggacgaggacgaggGCTGGCACGGGGCCTACCTGCCGTCCACCGTGGAGCAGACGCACTCCTCTGGGGGCGCGGCCAGCACGTCGCCCTGCAGCACCTACGTCTCCTTTTTCTCCAACCCCTCGGAGCTGGTGGGGCCCGAGTCTCTGCCCTCGTGGACACCGAGCGATGCCGAGTTGCGTGGCTCCCCAGCAGGGAGCCCCGGCACAGACTTTGCCGCCCACGGGGAGGCCCTGGGGGACAGGCGCCTGCGGACGCTGCAGATAAGTTACGAAGCA ctgaaagatgaaaattctaagcTAAGAAGAAAGCTGACTGAGGTTCAGAGCTTCTCTGAAACTCAAACAGAAAT GGTCAGGACCCTCGAGCGGCAGCTGGAGGCGAAGATGATCAAGGAGGAGCGGGACTTCCGGGACCTGGAGTCGGCCGTGCGGCAGGTGGAGCAGAACCTGGAGCTGATGACG AAGCGTGCAGTGAAGGCAGAAAATCACGTCGTGAAACTGAAGCAGGAAGTGAGCTTGCTCCAG GCGCAGGCCTCTAACTTGAAGCGGGAGAATGAGGCCTTGCGGGCGGGCCAGGGCGCCAGCCTGACGGTGGTGAAGCAGAACACGGACGTGGCCTTGCAGAATCTCCGCGTCGTCATGCACAACGCCCACGCCTCCATCAG GCAGCTGGTTTCTGGAGCCGAAACCCTGAATCTTGTTGCTGAAATCCTTAAATCGATAGACAGAATTTCTGAGATTAAAGACCAGGAGGAGTCTTGA